The DNA segment GGCGATTCGGAACCGAACGCGGTCCGGCGTGACCTCGCTCTCGACGGTCACCGTCGGCGTCTCGGTGTCGTTGTGCTGGACGGCGTTGTTCAGGAGGTTCCGGAACACCGAGGCCAGCATCCCGTTGGCGCGGACGGTGACGGACGGGAGCTCGCCGACGACCCGGAACGTCGCCTCGGGGTACGAGTCGCGCGCCGCCCGGAGCTCGCCTTCGAGCAGCTCTGCGGGATCGATCGGCTTCGTCTCGGGAGCGACGTCGTCCGCGAGCGAGTCGACGAAGTCGCGGGCGAGCTCCGTGAGCTCGATGACGTGCTCCGACTTCCGCAGCACGCGTTCGAGCGCGTCGCGCCCGTCGTCGTCGACGTGGTCCCGAAGCGTCTCGGCCCACCCGTGGACCACCGCCATGTCGTTGCGGATGTCGTGGCGCACCACGCGGTTCAGCGCCTCGAGCTGTTCGGTTCGCTCCTCGAGGCGGAGCCGATACGTCTCGCGACCGGTCACGTCGTCCACCGTGAGCAGCTCGCCGCTCGTCGCCCCGCCGGACGTGAACGCGTTCCGGGAGACCTGGTAGAAGCGCTGCCTCTCGCCGGAGCCGACGCGGATCACGTCGTCCTCGCCTCGGTCGACCGCCAGATGCGGCAGGACCGCGTCGAACGGCTCGCCGACCGCGTCGCGAAGCTCCGGGAACAGGAGCCGAGCGGCGCGGTTGAAGTCGCGGACGCGACCGGTCTGATCCAGGAAGACCGCGGCGGCGTCGCTCTCGGCGGCGAACTGGATCGTCTGGAACCGTCGGAAGTAGACGAACAGCGTGCCGAGCGCGAACAGCGCCACGCCCGGCGGCTCGTACATCAGCGGGAGGAGCCGCGGGGACGAGGCCCCGAAGACGGTGCCGACCGTCGGGATTGCGGTGGCCGCGACGAGCGCGATCAGCGGCCGGCTGTCGGTGCCCGTGTAGAAGAACTGTTCGAGTAGCATGAAGAAGCCGACGGCGATGACGGCGTACGAGAGCCCGAGCACCGCCCAGTAGAGGAGCTCGTGCCGGATGGCCAGGTGCGGAAACGGTTCGGTCGTCCACGCCGTCGAGAAGTAGAGCCCGTGGACCGGGTTCGTGAACTTCAGGAGGGCCGTCGCGGCGAACACGGCGGCCGCCGCCCGCCGGTAGGGGGCGTGTCGCGGCGACCGGCCGGTGTAGGCGGCACAGAAGTAGAGCCACGCGGCGACCGCGAACAGCGCGAACACGAACCCGACGATGTAGAACCCGACCTTCGCCGCCTCGCCGGGGGCGACGAGGTACCCGACGTAGCCGCCCGCCCAGAGCGTCACGGCGAGCAGCAGAGCGACGAACCCCTCGCGCGTCTCGGGGTGGCGAATCTGCAGCGCACGGGGAACCGCCGCGACGCACGCGAGCGCCGAGGCCGAGAAGACGGAGACGTGAGCGAGCAAGACCGGGTCCATGTGTCGAACGTGGCGTACCTCGGCGCGGCGTCCGATAACGGTTCGGATGTCGCCGCTTACCTATCCGAAGATCCGCAGGAGTCCGAGCGTCCACCGCGCCAGTTCGGAGCAGACGAAGAGGACGCCCTCGGACCGGGAGAGCCGCCGCCCGGACCACAGCGCCGCGACCATCAGCACCGTGAGGACCGTCAGCCAGAGCAGCGTCTCGATCGCCGCACCCCCGACCGCGAGCGGGCGGATCAGCGCCGCGATCCCCAGGATGCCGAGCACGTTGAACACGTTGCTGCCGACGACGTTGCCCACCGACATCCCCACGTGGCCCTGTCGCATGGCGACGAGCGAGACGGCGAGCTCCGGCGTCGACGTGCCCGCCGCGACGATCGTC comes from the Halorubrum depositum genome and includes:
- a CDS encoding sensor histidine kinase — its product is MDPVLLAHVSVFSASALACVAAVPRALQIRHPETREGFVALLLAVTLWAGGYVGYLVAPGEAAKVGFYIVGFVFALFAVAAWLYFCAAYTGRSPRHAPYRRAAAAVFAATALLKFTNPVHGLYFSTAWTTEPFPHLAIRHELLYWAVLGLSYAVIAVGFFMLLEQFFYTGTDSRPLIALVAATAIPTVGTVFGASSPRLLPLMYEPPGVALFALGTLFVYFRRFQTIQFAAESDAAAVFLDQTGRVRDFNRAARLLFPELRDAVGEPFDAVLPHLAVDRGEDDVIRVGSGERQRFYQVSRNAFTSGGATSGELLTVDDVTGRETYRLRLEERTEQLEALNRVVRHDIRNDMAVVHGWAETLRDHVDDDGRDALERVLRKSEHVIELTELARDFVDSLADDVAPETKPIDPAELLEGELRAARDSYPEATFRVVGELPSVTVRANGMLASVFRNLLNNAVQHNDTETPTVTVESEVTPDRVRFRIADDGPGVPAELRPELFGKGRKGIDSTGSGIGLYLVSVLTEQFGGDVWVEDNEPRGAAFVVELPRADGEGEGEGDGRPAESAESVRPPPSPE